A genomic stretch from Haemophilus parainfluenzae ATCC 33392 includes:
- the thiI gene encoding tRNA uracil 4-sulfurtransferase ThiI produces the protein MKFIVKLFPEIMIKSETVRKRFAKILTSNIRNILQKYDEETAVVRHWDYIEVRSKNEANREELIALLQRIPGIHHFLEVEEKPFTDLHHIFELTLADVADQLENKTFCVRVKRKGKHDFSSIEAERYIGGGLNQHIESAKVRLKNPDVTVRIDIEDDKMMLVKARHVGLGGYPIGTQEDVLSLISGGFDSGVSSYMLIRRGSRVHYCFFNLGGAAHEIGVKQMAYHIWSRYSSSHKVRFIAIPFEGVVGEILEKVDNGQMGVVLKRMMVRGASKVAQRFDIQAIVTGEALGQVSSQTLTNLRLIDEASDALVLRPLITHDKEQIIAMAKEIGTDDIAKSMPEFCGVISKNPTIKAVREKILEEENHFDFGVLESAVENAQYLDIRQIAEETEKEVVEVDTISVLGENDIILDIRSPEETDENPFESDEHQVMQLPFYKLSSQFGSLDQSKNYVLYCERGVMSKLQALYLKENGFTNVRVFGKK, from the coding sequence ATGAAATTTATCGTTAAACTTTTTCCTGAAATTATGATTAAAAGCGAAACCGTGCGTAAGCGTTTCGCGAAAATTTTGACCTCAAATATACGTAATATTTTACAGAAATATGATGAAGAAACAGCGGTTGTTCGTCATTGGGATTACATCGAAGTGCGCTCAAAAAATGAAGCCAATCGTGAAGAGTTGATTGCGCTTTTACAACGCATTCCGGGTATTCACCATTTTTTAGAAGTAGAAGAAAAACCATTTACCGATTTACATCATATCTTTGAATTGACGCTGGCGGATGTTGCCGATCAACTTGAAAACAAAACCTTTTGCGTGCGTGTAAAACGCAAAGGGAAACATGATTTCAGTTCCATTGAAGCTGAACGTTATATCGGTGGTGGTTTAAATCAGCATATTGAAAGCGCCAAAGTACGCTTAAAAAATCCTGATGTGACGGTGCGTATTGATATTGAAGATGACAAAATGATGCTGGTAAAAGCTCGTCATGTTGGTCTTGGTGGTTATCCAATTGGAACGCAAGAAGATGTGCTTTCATTGATTTCTGGTGGCTTTGACTCAGGCGTATCTAGTTATATGCTCATTCGCCGTGGTTCACGTGTGCATTATTGTTTCTTCAATTTAGGTGGGGCAGCCCATGAAATTGGCGTGAAACAAATGGCTTACCATATTTGGAGCCGTTATAGCTCATCTCATAAAGTCCGCTTTATTGCCATTCCTTTTGAAGGCGTAGTGGGCGAGATTTTAGAGAAAGTGGATAATGGCCAAATGGGCGTCGTATTAAAACGAATGATGGTGCGCGGAGCAAGTAAAGTCGCACAACGTTTTGATATTCAAGCTATTGTTACGGGTGAGGCACTCGGGCAAGTATCTAGCCAAACTTTAACCAATTTACGTTTAATTGATGAAGCATCCGATGCCTTAGTATTACGTCCACTCATTACTCATGATAAAGAACAGATTATTGCAATGGCGAAAGAGATCGGCACGGATGATATTGCCAAATCAATGCCAGAGTTCTGTGGGGTGATTTCTAAAAATCCAACGATTAAAGCGGTACGTGAAAAAATTCTTGAAGAAGAAAATCACTTTGATTTTGGTGTGTTGGAAAGTGCGGTTGAAAATGCACAATATTTAGATATTCGCCAAATTGCAGAAGAGACGGAGAAAGAAGTGGTCGAAGTGGATACCATTTCAGTGCTTGGTGAAAACGATATTATTTTAGATATTCGTAGCCCAGAAGAGACAGATGAAAATCCATTTGAATCAGACGAGCATCAAGTAATGCAGTTGCCGTTTTACAAATTATCTTCGCAATTCGGTTCATTAGATCAAAGTAAAAACTATGTGCTTTATTGTGAGCGAGGCGTGATGAGTAAACTGCAAGCGCTTTATTTAAAAGAAAATGGTTTCACGAATGTGAGAGTTTTCGGGAAAAAATAA
- the xseB gene encoding exodeoxyribonuclease VII small subunit: MARKPANAEPDFETTLAQLETIVTKLESGELPLEDALKEFENGIKLAQLGQERLQQAEQRIQILLQKSETAPLSDYQGDE; encoded by the coding sequence ATGGCGCGTAAACCAGCAAATGCTGAACCTGATTTTGAAACAACACTTGCACAATTGGAAACGATTGTGACAAAACTTGAAAGCGGTGAATTACCATTGGAAGATGCGCTGAAAGAATTTGAGAACGGCATTAAATTGGCTCAACTTGGTCAAGAACGCTTACAACAAGCAGAACAACGTATTCAAATTTTGTTACAAAAAAGCGAAACCGCCCCATTAAGTGATTATCAAGGGGACGAGTAA
- the ispA gene encoding (2E,6E)-farnesyl diphosphate synthase: protein MSYQFGTELKQVQDRINQFLANQFEEIDSYNAHLRDAMKYGLLLGGKRVRPFLVYATGKMLGAEMSALDYAAAAIESIHAYSLIHDDLPAMDNDELRRGQPTCHIAFDEATAILAGDALQAFAFEILTEAPSLSAEQKLQLVKVLAQASGVQGMCLGQSLDLISEHKQVNLDELELIHRNKTGALLTAALKLGFICSPHFENKELEQQLERYSQTIGLAFQVQDDILDIEGDSAEIGKPVGSDLGLDKSTYPKLLGLEGAKQKAQELYQTALHELDNLPFDTTALRALAEFIVNRKS, encoded by the coding sequence ATGAGTTATCAATTCGGCACTGAACTTAAACAAGTTCAAGATCGCATTAATCAGTTTTTAGCCAATCAATTTGAAGAAATTGACTCTTATAATGCCCATTTGCGTGATGCCATGAAATATGGCTTATTGCTAGGCGGCAAACGCGTTCGTCCTTTCCTTGTCTATGCAACGGGTAAAATGCTGGGGGCAGAAATGTCCGCTTTAGATTACGCTGCCGCAGCCATTGAATCTATCCATGCTTATTCTTTAATCCATGATGATTTGCCTGCCATGGACAACGATGAACTTCGTCGTGGTCAACCAACTTGTCATATCGCTTTTGATGAAGCTACGGCCATTTTAGCTGGCGATGCATTACAAGCTTTTGCCTTTGAAATTCTGACTGAAGCCCCTTCTCTTTCTGCTGAACAAAAATTGCAATTAGTGAAAGTCTTAGCTCAAGCATCTGGCGTACAAGGCATGTGTTTAGGGCAAAGTTTAGATTTAATTTCAGAGCACAAACAAGTTAATTTAGACGAATTAGAACTTATTCATCGCAATAAAACGGGTGCATTGCTAACAGCCGCATTAAAACTGGGTTTTATCTGTTCACCTCACTTTGAAAACAAAGAATTAGAGCAACAACTAGAACGTTATTCACAAACTATTGGTTTAGCTTTCCAAGTACAAGATGACATTTTAGATATTGAAGGTGACAGTGCGGAAATCGGTAAACCGGTGGGATCTGATTTAGGCTTAGATAAAAGCACTTATCCAAAATTGTTAGGATTAGAGGGCGCGAAACAAAAAGCACAAGAACTCTATCAAACCGCCTTACATGAATTAGACAATTTACCTTTTGATACCACTGCATTGCGTGCATTAGCTGAATTTATTGTCAATCGTAAAAGCTAA
- the dxs gene encoding 1-deoxy-D-xylulose-5-phosphate synthase has protein sequence MNNYPLLSLINSPEDLRLLNKDQLPQLCQELRSYLLESVSQTSGHLASGLGTVELTVALHYIFKTPFDQLIWDVGHQAYPHKILTGRRDQMSTIRQKGGIHPFPWREESEFDVLSVGHSSTSISAGLGIAVAAERENAGRKTVCVIGDGAITAGMAFEALNHAGSLHTDMLVILNDNEMSISENVGALNNHLARIFSGSLYSTVRDGSKKILDKVPTVKNFMKKTEEHMKGVMFSPESTLFEELGFNYIGPIDGHNIDELIATLSNMRDLKGPQFLHIKTKKGKGYEPAEKDPIGFHGVPKFDPTSGQLPKSNAKPTYSKIFGDWLCEMAEQDDKLVGITPAMREGSGMVEFSERFPQQYFDVAIAEQHAVTFAAGLAIGGYKPVVAIYSTFLQRAYDQLIHDVAIQNLPVLFAIDRAGIVGADGQTHQGAFDLSFMRCIPNMIIMTPSDENECRQMLYTGYKCGKPTAVRYPRGNAIGVELTPLAELEIGRSKMVRQGEKIAILNFGTLLPAALSVAEKLNATVVDMRFVKPIDEARILEMADTHDFIVTLEENAIQGGAGSAVSEVLNSHGKTTALLQLGLPDIFIPQGTQQEALAEIKLDEKGIEEQIIAFIKG, from the coding sequence ATGAACAACTATCCTCTTTTATCCTTAATTAATTCGCCGGAAGATTTGCGTCTTTTAAATAAAGATCAGCTTCCGCAACTTTGTCAGGAATTACGGAGTTATCTGTTGGAATCCGTTAGTCAAACCAGTGGTCATTTGGCATCTGGTCTTGGTACTGTTGAATTGACTGTTGCACTACACTACATTTTCAAAACCCCTTTTGATCAATTAATTTGGGATGTGGGCCATCAAGCTTACCCACACAAAATTTTGACTGGTCGTCGTGATCAAATGTCCACCATTCGCCAAAAAGGCGGAATTCATCCTTTCCCTTGGCGTGAAGAAAGTGAGTTTGATGTATTGAGTGTTGGCCACTCTTCCACTTCAATCAGTGCAGGGCTAGGTATTGCAGTTGCGGCAGAACGTGAAAATGCGGGGCGTAAAACTGTTTGTGTAATTGGCGATGGTGCAATCACTGCGGGTATGGCATTTGAAGCCTTAAACCATGCGGGTTCTTTACATACTGATATGTTGGTCATTTTAAATGACAATGAAATGTCTATTTCTGAAAATGTCGGTGCATTAAATAATCACCTTGCGCGTATTTTCTCTGGTTCATTATATTCAACGGTTCGTGATGGCAGTAAGAAAATCTTAGATAAAGTACCGACCGTTAAAAACTTTATGAAGAAAACCGAAGAACACATGAAAGGTGTAATGTTCTCTCCAGAAAGTACTCTCTTTGAAGAACTCGGTTTTAACTATATCGGACCAATTGACGGGCATAACATTGATGAATTAATTGCCACTTTAAGTAATATGCGCGATCTTAAAGGCCCGCAATTCTTACACATCAAAACCAAAAAAGGGAAAGGTTACGAGCCTGCAGAAAAAGACCCAATTGGTTTCCATGGCGTACCAAAATTTGATCCAACAAGCGGTCAACTTCCTAAATCAAATGCCAAACCAACTTATTCAAAAATCTTTGGTGATTGGTTATGTGAAATGGCAGAACAAGACGATAAATTAGTCGGTATTACTCCTGCAATGCGTGAAGGTTCTGGCATGGTAGAATTTTCAGAACGATTCCCGCAACAATATTTTGATGTTGCCATCGCTGAACAACATGCTGTTACCTTTGCAGCAGGTCTTGCAATTGGCGGTTATAAACCTGTTGTGGCAATTTATTCTACCTTCTTACAACGTGCTTATGATCAGCTTATTCACGATGTTGCTATTCAAAACTTACCTGTTCTCTTTGCCATCGATCGTGCTGGTATCGTAGGTGCTGATGGTCAAACTCACCAAGGTGCGTTTGATTTAAGTTTTATGCGCTGCATTCCAAATATGATCATTATGACACCAAGTGATGAAAATGAATGTCGCCAAATGCTTTATACCGGTTATAAATGTGGTAAACCGACTGCGGTACGTTATCCGCGTGGAAATGCAATCGGCGTAGAATTAACCCCACTTGCTGAATTAGAAATTGGTCGTTCAAAAATGGTTCGTCAGGGTGAAAAAATCGCGATTCTGAATTTTGGCACACTCTTACCTGCCGCTTTATCTGTGGCAGAAAAACTCAATGCGACTGTTGTTGATATGCGCTTTGTAAAACCAATTGATGAAGCTCGCATTCTAGAAATGGCGGATACCCACGACTTCATTGTGACATTGGAAGAAAATGCGATTCAAGGTGGTGCAGGTTCAGCTGTTTCAGAAGTGCTAAATTCTCATGGAAAAACAACCGCACTTTTACAACTTGGTTTACCTGATATCTTTATTCCTCAAGGTACACAACAAGAAGCGCTTGCTGAAATTAAATTAGATGAAAAAGGGATTGAAGAGCAAATTATTGCCTTTATAAAGGGCTAA
- the rplT gene encoding 50S ribosomal protein L20: MARVKRGVIARARHKKVLKAAKGYYGARSRVYRVAFQAVIKAGQYAYRDRRQRKRQFRQLWIARINAAARQNGLSYSKFINGLKKASVEIDRKILADIAVFDKVAFAALVEKAKSAL; the protein is encoded by the coding sequence ATGGCTCGTGTAAAACGTGGTGTTATTGCAAGAGCACGCCATAAGAAAGTTCTTAAGGCTGCTAAAGGTTATTATGGTGCACGTTCACGCGTGTATCGCGTTGCTTTCCAAGCGGTGATCAAAGCTGGTCAATACGCATATCGTGACCGTCGTCAACGTAAACGTCAATTCCGTCAATTATGGATTGCACGTATCAACGCTGCGGCTCGTCAAAATGGTTTATCTTATAGTAAATTTATCAACGGCTTGAAAAAGGCATCTGTTGAAATCGACCGTAAGATCCTTGCTGATATCGCTGTATTCGACAAAGTGGCGTTCGCTGCATTAGTTGAAAAAGCAAAATCTGCACTTTAA
- the rpmI gene encoding 50S ribosomal protein L35: MPKIKTVRGAAKRFKKTASGGFKRKQSHLRHILTKKTTKRKRHLRHKSMVAKADQVLVVACLPYA, encoded by the coding sequence ATGCCTAAAATTAAAACAGTACGTGGTGCTGCTAAGCGTTTCAAAAAAACAGCTTCTGGCGGTTTCAAACGTAAACAATCTCACTTACGTCATATTTTGACTAAAAAGACAACTAAACGTAAACGTCATTTACGTCATAAATCAATGGTTGCGAAAGCAGACCAAGTTTTAGTAGTAGCTTGCTTACCATACGCATAA
- a CDS encoding tetratricopeptide repeat protein, producing MKTKFMIVASLGLLFALQSQADPIRAGILMGAGVAIGTINKAKCSFADEKFNAMEVKAPYVNLSTSTINQAKSAPKGTKLKVAGEASYREAGIVEHFIMDEFFLKDKKDMLQVQLSNDVYCGVSPLPVEGEKVYFYGEKNTNGGLDVKYWAPQNPLERQSWYYRTEYDYPSFQVLQQTAEQTDSYYAQFLLAKAYYDGKLTTKNDKKAFEWARRSYEVQGAKNNFYRVVSPLLGILYAEGKGTTQNWEKAKYLLDNAHQQNSRDIVGFEELYGKATYYYGLMYYQGKGVVKDHDMALEILHIMMDTKQETKRESEEAEALYRKLYEEKYRMPYSSDQIHISQYFSVAEKYFNNGEHQKALELFEKLAKAGDTDSQVMAGLIYYESDQVPQNVAKAKEWYLKAIEYKHPVAAYNLGAIYEDENNHKKAKFYYQKACEWGRKEGCEALKKLK from the coding sequence ATGAAAACTAAATTTATGATTGTAGCTTCTTTGGGGCTATTATTTGCACTACAAAGTCAAGCAGATCCTATTCGTGCAGGTATTTTGATGGGCGCTGGTGTCGCAATAGGCACAATAAACAAAGCAAAATGTAGCTTTGCTGATGAAAAATTTAATGCGATGGAGGTTAAAGCACCTTATGTTAATTTATCCACTTCCACTATTAACCAAGCAAAATCAGCTCCTAAAGGAACAAAATTAAAGGTGGCTGGTGAGGCATCCTACAGAGAAGCAGGAATAGTCGAACACTTTATTATGGATGAGTTTTTTTTAAAAGATAAGAAAGATATGCTCCAAGTGCAACTTAGCAATGATGTGTATTGTGGTGTAAGTCCTCTCCCCGTTGAAGGTGAGAAAGTCTATTTTTATGGTGAGAAAAATACGAATGGTGGGCTGGATGTAAAATATTGGGCACCTCAAAATCCATTAGAGCGTCAATCTTGGTATTATAGGACAGAGTATGATTACCCGAGCTTCCAAGTGTTGCAACAAACAGCTGAACAAACAGATTCATATTATGCACAATTTTTACTTGCCAAAGCCTATTATGATGGAAAACTAACCACTAAAAATGATAAAAAAGCCTTTGAATGGGCAAGAAGATCCTACGAAGTACAGGGAGCAAAAAATAATTTTTATAGAGTGGTTTCTCCTTTACTGGGGATACTATATGCAGAGGGCAAAGGAACAACACAAAATTGGGAAAAAGCAAAGTATTTACTGGATAACGCACATCAACAAAATTCTCGAGATATCGTCGGGTTTGAAGAATTATATGGCAAAGCAACCTATTATTATGGCTTAATGTATTATCAAGGCAAGGGCGTAGTAAAAGATCATGATATGGCACTGGAAATCTTACATATTATGATGGATACAAAACAAGAGACAAAACGAGAATCAGAAGAGGCAGAGGCACTTTATCGTAAACTCTATGAAGAAAAATATAGAATGCCATATTCCTCTGACCAAATACATATTAGCCAGTATTTTAGCGTCGCCGAAAAATACTTTAATAACGGTGAACATCAAAAAGCCTTAGAACTCTTTGAAAAATTAGCCAAGGCAGGTGATACCGATAGCCAAGTTATGGCTGGGCTAATTTATTATGAAAGTGATCAGGTTCCACAAAATGTTGCTAAAGCAAAAGAGTGGTATTTAAAAGCCATTGAATATAAGCACCCGGTAGCGGCTTATAATTTAGGCGCAATTTATGAAGACGAGAATAATCATAAAAAAGCAAAATTTTATTATCAAAAAGCCTGTGAATGGGGAAGAAAAGAAGGCTGTGAGGCATTAAAAAAGCTAAAATAA
- the infC gene encoding translation initiation factor IF-3, with amino-acid sequence MNRRNNIIKTVKKAPAANRPNRINDEIRVKEVRLIDQDGEQAGIVSIQQALDMAEQAALDLVEISPNAEPPVCRIMNYGKFLYEKSKTAKEQKKKQKVVQVKEIKFRPGTDEGDYQVKLRSLIRFLEDGDKAKITVRFRGREMAHQDIGLDVLERVKNDLADISVVESAPGKLEGRQAVMVLAPKKK; translated from the coding sequence ATAAATAGAAGGAATAACATTATCAAAACCGTAAAAAAAGCTCCGGCAGCTAATCGCCCGAATCGCATTAACGATGAAATTCGAGTAAAAGAAGTTCGTTTGATTGACCAAGATGGTGAACAAGCGGGGATTGTATCAATTCAACAGGCCTTAGATATGGCAGAACAAGCAGCGCTTGATTTAGTTGAGATCAGTCCGAATGCCGAACCACCGGTTTGTCGTATTATGAACTACGGCAAGTTCCTCTATGAGAAGAGCAAAACGGCAAAAGAACAGAAGAAAAAACAAAAAGTTGTACAAGTGAAGGAAATTAAATTCCGTCCAGGTACTGACGAAGGTGACTACCAAGTTAAATTACGTAGCTTAATCCGTTTCTTAGAAGATGGTGATAAAGCGAAAATTACTGTACGTTTCCGTGGTCGTGAAATGGCTCACCAAGATATCGGTTTAGACGTATTAGAACGCGTTAAAAACGATTTGGCTGACATTTCTGTGGTGGAATCAGCACCGGGTAAATTAGAAGGTCGCCAAGCAGTAATGGTGTTAGCACCGAAGAAGAAGTAA
- a CDS encoding D-hexose-6-phosphate mutarotase yields the protein MTAQIQQLTSELTLERINEIPVLTLNHPVGSARIALQGAQLLNWQPKGAEQDIFWLSEIEPFTQGVAIRGGVPLCYPWFGGVKQPSHGTARLRLWKLSDYDLQANEVRLEFSLFSEYGVIEAKMKMEFTDKCTMTLTHLGQEPAQAALHSYFNIGDISQIEVQNLPSSCYDSLQGKHTDVPSTRKIEQGVDCIYTLEEDKTFLVDKAFNRRIQITHHHADSIVLWNPWEKTPSAMKADGYRNMVCIETARLEKLLQFGESISAEISTLPADI from the coding sequence ATGACAGCTCAAATTCAACAATTAACATCAGAATTAACTTTAGAACGTATCAATGAAATCCCTGTTTTAACCTTAAATCACCCTGTGGGTTCAGCTCGAATTGCATTACAAGGGGCACAGCTATTAAATTGGCAGCCTAAAGGGGCTGAGCAGGATATCTTTTGGCTAAGTGAGATTGAACCTTTTACACAAGGTGTCGCGATTCGTGGCGGTGTACCGCTTTGTTACCCTTGGTTTGGTGGCGTAAAACAACCTTCACACGGTACAGCGCGTTTACGTTTGTGGAAATTGAGTGATTATGATCTGCAAGCGAATGAAGTGCGGTTAGAATTTTCACTCTTTTCTGAATATGGTGTGATTGAAGCCAAAATGAAAATGGAATTTACCGATAAATGCACAATGACTTTAACGCATTTAGGCCAAGAACCAGCTCAAGCAGCATTACACAGTTATTTTAATATTGGTGATATTTCACAAATTGAAGTCCAAAATTTACCAAGCAGTTGTTATGACTCATTACAAGGTAAACATACTGATGTTCCTTCAACTCGTAAAATTGAGCAGGGCGTCGATTGTATTTATACATTAGAGGAAGATAAAACATTCTTGGTTGATAAAGCATTTAATCGACGTATTCAAATTACCCATCATCATGCCGATTCAATAGTGCTATGGAATCCTTGGGAAAAAACGCCAAGTGCAATGAAAGCAGATGGATATCGAAATATGGTGTGTATTGAAACCGCAAGATTAGAGAAATTACTTCAATTTGGTGAAAGTATTTCTGCTGAAATAAGTACTTTACCCGCTGATATTTAA
- the thrS gene encoding threonine--tRNA ligase — translation MPIITLPDGSKREFDRPVSVLEVAQDIGAGLAKATIAGRVNGVRHDACDIINEDANLEIITAKDEDGLEIIRHSCAHLLGHAIKQLFPDVKMAIGPTIENGFYYDVDLDRSLTQEDIDAIEKRMLELAKTNYDVIKTPVSWQEARDTFEKRGEPYKMAILDENIERTATPALYHHEEYIDMCRGPHVPNMRFCHNFKLMKVAGAYWRGDSKNKMLQRIYGTAWADKKQLAEYLTRLEEAAKRDHRKIGKALDLYHMQEEAPGMVFWHNDGWTIFRELETFVRTKLKEYDYQEVKGPFMMDRVLWEKTGHWQNYGDLMFTTQSENREYAIKPMNCPGHVQIFNQGLKSYRDLPIRMAEFGSCHRNEPSGSLHGLMRVRGFTQDDAHIFCTEDQIESEVTSCIKMVYDIYSTFGFQNIQVKLSTRPEKRIGADDMWDRAEAGLAAALAHNGLEYEIQAGEGAFYGPKIEFALRDCLDREWQCGTIQLDFALPGRLNASYVAEDNDRRTPVMIHRAILGSIERFIGIITEEYAGFFPAWLAPVQAVVMNITDSQADYVQKVVKQLSDAGLRVKADLRNEKVGFKIREHTLRRVPYMLVCGDKEIAEGKVAVRTRKGADLGTFTIEEFAEILKSQVRQRELKLLGEE, via the coding sequence ATGCCTATTATTACTTTACCGGACGGTTCTAAACGTGAATTTGATCGTCCAGTTTCTGTGTTAGAAGTGGCTCAAGATATCGGAGCCGGTCTTGCCAAAGCAACTATCGCGGGCCGTGTAAACGGCGTACGTCATGATGCTTGTGACATCATCAATGAAGATGCCAACCTTGAAATTATTACAGCAAAAGATGAAGACGGTTTAGAAATTATTCGGCACTCTTGCGCACACTTGCTTGGTCACGCAATCAAACAATTATTCCCCGATGTCAAAATGGCAATCGGTCCAACGATTGAAAATGGCTTCTATTATGACGTGGATTTAGACCGTTCTTTAACGCAAGAAGACATTGATGCTATCGAAAAACGTATGCTTGAATTGGCGAAAACCAATTATGACGTCATCAAAACTCCGGTAAGCTGGCAAGAAGCAAGAGATACTTTTGAAAAACGCGGCGAGCCATACAAAATGGCTATCTTAGATGAAAATATCGAACGTACCGCAACGCCTGCGCTTTATCATCACGAAGAATACATTGATATGTGTCGTGGACCACATGTGCCAAATATGCGTTTCTGCCACAACTTCAAATTAATGAAAGTTGCAGGTGCTTACTGGCGTGGTGATAGCAAAAATAAAATGTTACAACGTATCTATGGTACGGCTTGGGCAGATAAAAAACAATTAGCGGAATACTTAACTCGCTTAGAAGAAGCGGCAAAACGTGACCACCGTAAAATCGGTAAAGCGTTAGATTTATATCATATGCAAGAAGAAGCACCGGGTATGGTGTTCTGGCATAACGATGGTTGGACAATTTTCCGTGAATTGGAAACCTTCGTACGTACAAAATTAAAAGAATACGATTATCAAGAAGTGAAAGGTCCGTTCATGATGGACCGTGTGTTATGGGAAAAAACAGGTCACTGGCAAAACTACGGCGATTTGATGTTTACTACACAATCAGAAAACCGTGAATATGCGATTAAACCAATGAACTGTCCAGGTCACGTTCAAATCTTTAACCAAGGTTTAAAATCTTACCGTGATTTACCAATCCGCATGGCGGAATTTGGTTCTTGTCACCGTAATGAACCATCGGGTTCTTTACACGGTTTAATGCGTGTACGTGGTTTCACTCAAGATGATGCCCACATTTTCTGTACTGAAGATCAAATTGAAAGTGAAGTAACTAGCTGTATCAAAATGGTTTACGACATTTACAGCACTTTCGGTTTCCAAAATATTCAGGTGAAATTATCTACTCGTCCTGAAAAACGTATCGGTGCTGATGATATGTGGGATCGTGCAGAAGCAGGTCTTGCAGCAGCATTAGCGCATAACGGTCTTGAATATGAAATTCAAGCCGGTGAAGGTGCATTCTATGGTCCTAAAATTGAGTTTGCATTACGTGACTGCTTAGATCGTGAATGGCAATGCGGTACTATCCAATTAGACTTTGCATTACCAGGTCGTCTAAATGCTTCTTATGTAGCTGAAGACAATGACCGTCGTACACCAGTTATGATTCACCGTGCGATTTTAGGTTCAATTGAGCGTTTCATCGGTATTATTACTGAAGAATATGCGGGTTTCTTCCCAGCATGGTTAGCGCCAGTTCAAGCGGTTGTGATGAATATTACAGATAGCCAAGCAGACTACGTGCAAAAAGTCGTGAAACAACTTTCTGATGCTGGATTACGTGTTAAAGCAGATTTACGTAATGAGAAAGTCGGCTTTAAGATCCGCGAACACACCTTACGTCGCGTACCTTATATGCTAGTTTGCGGTGATAAAGAAATCGCAGAAGGAAAAGTGGCTGTACGTACTCGTAAAGGTGCAGATTTAGGTACTTTCACGATTGAAGAATTTGCTGAAATCTTAAAATCTCAAGTAAGACAACGTGAGTTGAAATTATTGGGTGAAGAGTAA
- a CDS encoding FMN-dependent NADH-azoreductase, giving the protein MNVLVLKSSILADNSQSNKLADYTIEKLKGHNIVVRDLAAQPLPHFDATAATAVRGEPKTAEENALLALSDELVAELKAADIIVIGAPMYNLGIPTQLKSYFDFIARPRVTFQYTANGPEGLLQGKKAIVLASFGGMYDENNNVTNYLKAILGFVGITDVQFAYVKGIGLGAEAIEKAQRSARNKIDEIVASL; this is encoded by the coding sequence ATGAACGTATTAGTATTAAAATCCAGCATCCTTGCAGATAACTCTCAAAGCAATAAATTAGCCGATTACACCATTGAAAAATTAAAAGGTCACAACATTGTGGTACGTGATTTAGCAGCACAACCCCTTCCCCATTTTGATGCAACGGCAGCAACTGCGGTACGTGGCGAACCTAAAACAGCAGAAGAAAATGCGCTTTTAGCCTTATCAGATGAGTTAGTGGCTGAATTAAAAGCAGCAGATATCATCGTAATTGGTGCACCTATGTATAACTTAGGCATCCCAACACAACTTAAATCCTATTTTGATTTTATCGCGCGTCCTCGCGTAACATTCCAATACACCGCAAATGGCCCTGAAGGTTTACTTCAAGGTAAAAAAGCGATTGTGTTAGCAAGCTTTGGTGGCATGTATGATGAAAACAATAATGTGACAAATTACTTAAAAGCGATTTTAGGTTTTGTTGGCATTACCGATGTTCAGTTTGCTTATGTAAAAGGTATCGGATTAGGTGCTGAAGCGATTGAAAAAGCACAACGATCAGCAAGAAATAAAATCGATGAGATCGTTGCTTCTCTCTAA